The Saccharomyces mikatae IFO 1815 strain IFO1815 genome assembly, chromosome: 11 genome has a segment encoding these proteins:
- the AAT1 gene encoding aspartate transaminase AAT1 (similar to Saccharomyces cerevisiae AAT1 (YKL106W); ancestral locus Anc_2.475): MLRSKVSNWGLWRTYYTSSLSKVPRAPPDKVLGLSEHFKKAKNVNKIDLTVGIYKDGWGKVTTFPSVARAQKLIESHFELNNNLSYLPITGSKEFQENVLNFLFKESCPQFGPFYLAHDRISFVQTLSGTGALAVAAKFLALFISRDIWIPDPSWANHKNIFQNNGFENIHRYSYYKDGQIDIDGWIKQLKTFAYNTQSENNKNPPCIILHACCHNPTGLDPTKEQWKEIIDTVYELNMVPIVDMAYQGLESGNLLKDAYLLRLCLDVNRYPNWSNGIFLCQSFAKNMGLYGERVGSLSVITPATANDGNFNPLKQKNSLQQNIDSQLKKIVRGMYSSPPGYGSRVVNVVLSDIKLKQQWFKDVDFMVQRLHYVRKEMFDRLGWPDLINFAQQHGMFYYTRFSPKQVEILRNDYFVYLTGDGRLSLSGVNDSNIDYLCEALEAVSKMDQFA, encoded by the coding sequence ATAAAGTTTTGGGGCTATCTGAACACTTCAAGAAGGCAAAAAATGTTAACAAAATAGACCTGACTGTAGGAATATATAAAGATGGTTGGGGAAAAGTGACTACGTTTCCCTCCGTGGCCAGAGCCCAAAAGTTGATTGAGTCACATTTTGAACTAAATAATAATCTATCATATTTGCCGATAACAGGTTCTAAAGAATTCCAGGAAAATGTtctgaattttcttttcaaggaATCGTGTCCCCAATTTGGCCCATTCTATTTAGCTCATGATAGAATCAGCTTCGTTCAGACTTTGAGTGGTACCGGTGCCCTAGCTGTAGCAGCTAAATTTCTGGCCTTGTTTATATCCAGAGATATCTGGATACCTGATCCTTCGTGGGCGAAtcataaaaatattttccagAACAACGGTTTCGAGAATATTCATCGCTATTCCTACTACAAAGATGGTCAGATAGACATTGACGGATGGataaaacaattgaaaacCTTTGCATATAACACCCAAtcagaaaacaataaaaatccACCCTGCATCATCTTACATGCGTGTTGTCACAACCCTACAGGTCTCGACCCAACAAAGGAACaatggaaagaaattatagATACTGTATATGAGCTAAATATGGTACCCATTGTTGACATGGCTTATCAGGGCTTAGAGTCTGGTAATTTACTAAAGGATGCATATTTATTGAGACTATGTCTCGACGTAAATAGGTATCCAAATTGGAGTAACGGTATTTTTCTCTGTCAATCTTTTGCCAAGAATATGGGACTTTATGGAGAAAGGGTTGGCTCCTTAAGCGTTATCACGCCTGCCACTGCGAATGATGGAAATTTCAATCCtctgaaacagaaaaattccTTGCAGCAGAACATTGATTcgcaattgaaaaaaattgtaaGAGGTATGTATTCTTCTCCACCAGGCTATGGTTCTCGCGTAGTAAATGTGGTATTATCAGATATCAAGTTGAAACAGCAATGGTTCAAGGACGTTGACTTCATGGTTCAGAGATTGCATTACGTGAGAAAAGAGATGTTTGACCGTCTAGGATGGCCTGATCTTATAAATTTTGCACAACAGCATGGTATGTTTTACTATACAAGATTCAGTCCAAAACAAGTagaaattttgagaaatgATTACTTTGTTTATTTAACAGGTGATGGTAGGTTGTCACTGAGTGGGGTGAATGACTCTAATATTGATTACTTATGTGAAGCTCTTGAAgcagtttcaaaaatggaCCAATTCGCatag
- the SEG2 gene encoding Seg2p (similar to Saccharomyces cerevisiae YKL105C and SEG1 (YMR086W); ancestral locus Anc_2.476), whose product MRGRGMVQESSPDALAAASAIGNALSHNGRTVDRSKIPQYNQGFTSRTTSIAGINRYTTLSNSKTNSRAPSMNSSGRWSSRRTSSLPHRRHKNSANNSTLKRQYKAHEDAETTFREFGGHQSSKILNISNSTGRNNKSTTAPPRTSDSVAMMVKKYIPGPRGLVAVEVPVQEGAPTYSLRFSSHNSGGRAYSLPTSNNNVSQMQRKKTSNIGQPQKRISERGVKSNGKYSNKISPKVNTRTSKKQHNDNVPLMQTTMNEETERELREDLRDPFEFKPITISDDEKSSIETDQFDRSVYEKSKINPSEHEKKEEIEQLLKEVHTLKEKISHIEVAKFNEEEREQSLILELQKVKLDEERRMEILKKELDITRENADLEAEELKLIENKRKEHLRNEKELKTKMKFTTDHQSTSSEPEPTELLLKEMEKESSIISGQSQKIKNSEAKNTLDAEKSLLNPILLNSFKDSTSHINSEDETGCSENSNSLNDSELSDYNYIEDSAADLRATAKTSVESEINRDQIGLKTPQDKDIKRHKEDTKEHMTDLGNNNAVLIGKEAQKEPEKGALFDNESKSSETYLDTSGIDHIKLENEYVVATDESGHLGKSCHYDKNEDDESEDDDDDEEEYHDSYDVIVHEPIQIEQTLTIGSSLKCPSNYSNELESKENNEQNSDTSESGQSGTNMAKYLRSANPYLISTSSDTLGLDSENVNSKSSTETTRIPPDIFKGSSQPSFKSDSRAFSSSTSSSIYSVDTSQNSATHTVPTRASNTRTNSDTLPRNTTVQKYNQSSSRQIPVMSPRRLEDKKKNSYPLRVRTLRGSSNEAPPSNLPPNPSLSPSLPNAQPTMALVSGGLGLHESSKGYVSASKVSKDPTQLPSQVPLNIDEKNSVLYHKEPPAKKSSFEKERPVRDNLGFRTMSLREPLATKNTQITGVASLKAEEKMNKRGHVSRKSWTFGLTSPLKAKTNHSVHLSNETEKIIGSISGSKHEPKDNDAQRLAHIEDCKNQDLPLYTASYMNNNENVSESGTEGHRFSLFKNRSQLSNRNISGGTTALSSTNSELSTVLPLSVPVTIIEKNGEIHKLHNDDTVMKDKSHHHGNHSKLGRKLKKIFGRK is encoded by the coding sequence aTGAGAGGCAGAGGAATGGTCCAGGAAAGCAGCCCAGACGCTTTAGCTGCGGCATCTGCAATTGGTAATGCGCTCAGCCATAATGGCAGAACGGTTGACAGAAGTAAGATACCGCAATATAACCAAGGTTTTACATCTCGAACAACTTCAATCGCAGGAATCAATAGGTATACGACACTTTCGAATTCTAAAACTAACTCGAGGGCACCTTCAATGAATAGCAGTGGACGCTGGTCTTCTAGGCGTACCTCGAGTTTGCCTCATCGAAGACATAAGAATAGCGCTAATAATTCGACCCTCAAAAGACAATACAAAGCCCACGAAGATGCAGAAACTACCTTTCGAGAGTTTGGAGGCCACCAGTCatcgaaaattttaaacatttcaaattctACAGGTCGAAACAATAAGTCAACAACTGCACCACCTAGGACTTCAGACAGTGTAGCAATGATGGTCAAAAAGTATATACCAGGTCCTAGGGGACTAGTTGCTGTAGAAGTACCAGTGCAAGAAGGAGCTCCGACATATAGCTTGAGATTCAGCTCCCACAATTCGGGTGGTAGAGCGTACTCTTTACCTACTAGCAACAACAATGTAAGCCAAATGCagaggaagaaaacttcTAATATAGGGCAGCCgcagaaaagaatatcagAACGTGGAGTTAAatcaaatggaaaatattctaaTAAAATATCGCCCAAAGTAAATACCAGGACATCAAAAAAGCAACATAATGACAATGTTCCATTAATGCAAACAACTATGaatgaagaaacagaaCGGGAATTGAGAGAAGATCTTCGTGATCCTTTCGAATTTAAACCAATAACTATATCAGATGACGAAAAATCTTCTATTGAAACCGATCAATTTGACCGTAGTGTGTATGAAAAGAGCAAAATCAATCCAAGTGAACAtgagaaaaaggaagagaTTGAACAATTACTCAAAGAGGTTCATactttaaaagaaaaaatatcacaTATCGAAGTAGCAaaattcaatgaagaagaaagagaacaaaGCCTAATCTTGGAATTGCAGAAGGTAAAATTAGATGAGGAACGTAGGATGGAGatactgaaaaaagaactagaTATAACCAGGGAGAATGCCGACCTTGAAGCTGaagaattaaaattaatagaaaataaaaggaaagaacACTTACGCAACGAAAAGGAACTAAAAACCAAGATGAAATTTACCACAGATCATCAATCTACTTCGTCTGAACCGGAGCCCACTGAATtgcttttgaaagaaatggaaaaagaatCATCAATTATCTCAGGTCAATCTCAGAAGATCAAAAATTCAGAGGCCAAGAATACTCTAGATGCCGAAAAGAGCTTATTAAATCCTATTCTACTTAactctttcaaagattctaCCTCTCACATAAACTCAGAAGACGAAACTGGGTGCAGCGAAAATTCTAACAGTCTTAATGACAGTGAATTATCTGATTATAATTATATAGAAGACTCAGCAGCTGATCTTCGCGCTACTGCAAAGACAAGTGTGGAGTCTGAGATCAACAGAGATCAAATTGGGTTGAAAACCCCCCAAGATAAGGATATAAAAAGACACAAAGAAGACACAAAAGAACATATGACAGACCTCGGGAATAATAATGCTGTTTTGATTGGAAAGGAAGCACAAAAAGAACCTGAAAAAGGAGCCCTTTTTGACAATGAATCAAAAAGCTCTGAAACATACTTAGACACTTCTGGAATCGATCATATTAAGCTAGAGAATGAATATGTTGTCGCCACTGATGAAAGTGGACATCTCGGCAAAAGTTGTCATTATGATAAGAATGAAGACGATGAGAGTGAAgacgacgatgatgatgaagaagagtaTCACGACTCTTACGACGTGATAGTTCATGAACCCATTCAAATAGAACAGACATTAACTATtggttcttctttaaaatgCCCTTCGAACTACTCCAACGAGTTggaaagtaaagaaaataacgaACAGAACTCTGATACATCAGAATCTGGCCAGTCTGGAACGAACATGGCTAAATATTTACGTAGTGCTAATCCTTACCTTATTAGCACAAGTTCAGATACTCTTGGTTTAGATTCGGAAAACGTAAACTCGAAATCTTCTACTGAAACCACTAGAATTCCACCTGACATTTTTAAAGGCTCATCACAACCATCATTTAAATCTGATTCAAGAGCTTTTTCATCAAGTACATCCTCTTCTATTTATTCAGTCGATACATCTCAAAATAGTGCTACTCATACAGTACCTACGAGAGCTTCCAATACGAGAACAAACAGTGATACTCTACCAAGGAATACCACAGTGCAGAAATATAATCAATCGAGCTCTAGACAAATCCCTGTAATGTCACCCAGGCGTTTGGaggataaaaagaaaaattcctATCCCTTGCGCGTCAGGACATTACGTGGTAGTTCCAACGAAGCTCCTCCATCAAATTTACCACCTAATCCGTCCTTATCCCCTTCACTTCCTAACGCACAACCGACAATGGCTCTCGTTTCTGGGGGTCTCGGTTTACACGAGAGTTCCAAAGGTTATGTAAGTGCTTCTAAGGTAAGCAAAGATCCAACACAACTGCCCAGTCAAGTCCCTTTGAATatagatgaaaaaaatagcgTTCTTTACCACAAGGAACCTCCAGCTAAGAAGTCTAGTTTTGAGAAAGAAAGGCCCGTGAGAGATAATCTGGGATTTAGAACCATGTCTTTGAGGGAGCCACTTGCGACAAAGAATACTCAAATTACAGGTGTTGCAAGTTTAAAGGCcgaagaaaagatgaaCAAAAGAGGTCACGTTTCGAGAAAATCATGGACTTTTGGTTTGACTTCTCCGCTGAAGGCAAAAACAAATCATTCTGTTCATCTTTCTAACGAAACAGAGAAGATAATTGGTTCAATCTCGGGCTCTAAACATGAGCCCAAAGACAATGATGCACAGAGATTAGCCCATATTGAGGACTGTAAAAATCAAGATTTGCCTCTTTACACCGCATCGTATATGAATAATAACGAGAACGTAAGTGAATCCGGTACAGAAGGCCATCGATTTTCATTGTTCAAGAATAGAAGCCAGTTGTCGAATAGGAACATATCTGGTGGAACAACTGCTTTGAGCTCAACAAATTCTGAGCTTTCTACGGTTCTTCCATTAAGCGTTCCAGTGACtataattgaaaagaatggaGAAATACACAAACTTCATAATGACGATACTGTCATGAAAGATAAATCACATCATCACGGTAATCATAGTAAATTAGGCAGAAAGCTCAAGAAAATCTTTGGCAGAAAATGA
- the GFA1 gene encoding glutamine--fructose-6-phosphate transaminase (isomerizing) GFA1 (similar to Saccharomyces cerevisiae GFA1 (YKL104C) and YMR085W; ancestral locus Anc_2.477), translating to MCGIFGYCNYLVERSRGEIIDTLVDGLQRLEYRGYDSTGIAIDGDEADSTFIYKQIGKVSALKEEITKQNPNRDVTFVSHCGIAHTRWATHGQPEQVNCHPQRSDPEDQFVVVHNGIITNFRELKTLLVNKGYKFESDTDTECIAKLYLHLYNTNLQNGHDLDFHELTKLVLLELEGSYGLLCKSCHYPNEVIATRKGSPLLIGVKSEKKLKVDFVDVEFPEENAGQPDIPLKSNNKSFGLGPKKAREFEAGSQNANLLPIAANEFNLRHSQSRAFLSEDGSPTPVEFFVSSDAASVVKHTKKVLFLEDDDLAHIYDGELHIHRSRREVGASMTRSIQTLEMELAQIMKGPYDHFMQKEIYEQPESTFNTMRGRIDYENNKVILGGLKAWLPVVRRARRLIMIACGTSYHSCLATRAIFEELSDIPVSVELASDFLDRKCPVFRDDVCVFVSQSGETADTMLALNYCLERGALTVGIVNSVGSSISRVTHCGVHINAGPEIGVASTKAYTSQYIALVMFALSLSDDRVSKIDRRIEIIQGLKLIPGQIKQVLKLEPRIKKLCAVELKDQKSLLLLGRGYQFAAALEGALKIKEISYMHSEGVLAGELKHGVLALVDENLPIIAFGTRDSLFPKVVSSIEQVTARKGHPIIICNENDEVWAQKSKSIDLQTLEVPQTVDCLQGLINIIPLQLMSYWLAVNKGIDVDFPRNLAKSVTVE from the coding sequence atgtgtGGTATCTTTGGTTACTGCAATTATTTGGTAGAAAGATCCAGAGGTGAAATCATCGACACCTTAGTGGATGGTCTACAAAGATTAGAATATAGAGGCTATGATTCCACCGGTATTGCTATCGATGGTGACGAAGCTGATTCtacttttatttataaGCAAATTGGTAAAGTGAGTGCTTTGAAGGAAGAAATCACTAAGCAAAACCCAAACAGAGACGTTACTTTTGTATCTCATTGTGGTATTGCCCACACTAGATGGGCTACTCATGGTCAACCAGAACAAGTCAACTGTCACCCTCAAAGGTCCGACCCAGAAGACCAGTTTGTGGTCGTTCATAATGGTATCATCACAAATTTTAGGGAACTGAAGACACTTTTAGTTAACAAAGGTTATAAATTCGAAAGTGACACTGATACTGAGTGTATTGCGAAGTTATATTTGCATTTATACAATAcaaatttacaaaatggTCATGATTTAGATTTCCATGAGTTGACCAAGTTAGTTCTTCTAGAACTGGAAGGATCATACGGGTTATTGTGTAAGTCTTGCCACTATCCAAATGAGGTCATTGCCACGAGAAAGGGATCTCCATTGCTGATCGGTGTcaaatctgaaaaaaaactaaaggTTGATTTTGTGGATGTGGAATTTCCTGAAGAAAACGCTGGCCAGCCAGATATTCCCTTGAAATCGAATAATAAATCATTTGGCTTAGGCCCAAAGAAAGCCCGTGAATTTGAAGCAGGCTCCCAGAATGCCAATTTACTACCTATTGCTGCCAATGAGTTTAACTTAAGACATTCCCAGTCGAGAGCATTTTTATCAGAGGATGGTTCTCCAACGCCGGTGGAGTTTTTCGTTTCTTCAGATGCGGCATCTGTTGTTAAACATACCAAGAAGGTTTTGTTcttagaagatgatgacTTGGCTCATATTTACGATGGTGAACTACACATCCATAGATCCAGAAGAGAAGTAGGTGCATCCATGACAAGGTCTATTCAAACTTTAGAAATGGAATTAGCACAGATCATGAAGGGTCCATATGACCATTTTATGCAGAAGGAAATCTATGAACAACCTGAATCTACCTTTAACACTATGAGAGGCAGAATCGATTACGAAAACAACAAAGTGATATTGGGTGGGTTGAAGGCATGGTTGCCTGTCGTTAGAAGAGCACGTAGGCTAATCATGATTGCATGTGGTACTTCTTATCATTCATGTTTGGCCACTCGTGCTATCTTTGAAGAACTATCAGATATCCCAGTTAGTGTAGAGTTAGCATCTGACTTTCTGGACAGAAAGTGTCCTGTCTTCAGAGATGACGTGTGTGTGTTTGTTTCCCAAAGTGGTGAAACTGCAGATACTATGTTAGCTTTAAATTACTGTTTAGAAAGAGGTGCCTTAACTGTAGGAATTGTTAACAGTGTCGGTTCTTCCATTTCTCGTGTCACCCATTGTGGTGTTCATATTAATGCTGGTCCAGAGATTGGTGTTGCATCTACAAAAGCTTATACTTCCCAATATATTGCCTTAGTTATGTTTGCTCTATCGTTGTCAGATGATCGCGTATCGAAGATAGACagaagaattgaaattatTCAGGGTCTAAAGTTGATTCCAGGCCAAATCAAACAAGTACTAAAGTTGGAaccaagaataaaaaagctATGTGCCGTTGAGTTAAAGGACCAAAAatctttattattgttgggTAGAGGTTACCAATTTGCTGCTGCTCTGGAAGGTGCCCTGAAgattaaagaaatttcttatATGCATTCTGAAGGTGTCTTGGCAGGTGAATTGAAGCATGGTGTTTTAGCCCTGGTTGATGAAAACTTGCCAATCATTGCCTTTGGCACCAGAGACTCTTTGTTCCCCAAAGTGGTTTCCTCTATTGAGCAAGTTACCGCCAGAAAGGGTCATCCTATTATAATTTGTaacgaaaatgatgaagtgTGGGCACAAAAGTCTAAATCGATAGACCTGCAAACTTTAGAAGTTCCACAAACTGTTGATTGCTTACAAGGTCTAATTAATATTATTCCATTACAGCTGATGTCATATTGGTTGGCTGTTAACAAAGGGATCGATGTCGATTTCCCAAGAAACCTGGCTAAATCTGTCACCGTCGAATAG